A genomic stretch from Styela clava chromosome 5, kaStyClav1.hap1.2, whole genome shotgun sequence includes:
- the LOC120344488 gene encoding electron transfer flavoprotein-ubiquinone oxidoreductase, mitochondrial-like — protein MATLRALRLLHPRLHGISRRFASTTPKITTHYSIVPRETDSRWKDIDMERYADEADVIIVGGGPAGLSCAIKLKQMSNEAGKELRVCVFEKAAEMGAHTLSGACIEPKALNELIPDWKEKGAPMKTEVTHDKFAILTEKGRIPIPLFPGVPMYNKGNYIVRLGNVVRWLAEQAEELGVEVYPGFACSEVLYHEDGSVKGIATNDVGIQKDGAPKDTFERGMEFHAKVTVFSEGCHGSLAKGLYNNENLNLRENCEPQTYGIGLKEIWVIDESKWKPGQIEHTVGWPLDRFTYGGSFIYHLNEGEPMISVGFVVGLDYTNPYMSPFREFQRFKHHPSVRDIFEGGKRISYGARALNEGGFQCIPKIAFPGGCIIGCSAGFMNVPKIKGTHTAMKSGMIAAESIFGAVTDENRTDETKGLYVREYEDRLKESWVWKEMKSVRNVRPSFHSFLGVYGSIIYTALFYVFGRGVEPWTLKHGGADAKKLKPASECTEIEYPKPDGKISFDLLSSVALSGTNHEHDQPPHLTLKNDSVPVYQNLGIFDGPEQRFCPAGVYEYVPLEDGKEGEMRLQINAQNCVHCKTCDIKDPSQNINWVCPEGGGGPAYNGM, from the coding sequence ATGGCAACATTGAGAGCTCTGCGGCTTTTACATCCTCGCTTACATGGAATATCAAGAAGGTTTGCGTCTACAACCCCAAAAATAACAACGCATTATAGCATTGTACCAAGAGAAACAGATTCAAGATGGAAAGATATCGATATGGAACGTTATGCTGATGAAGCAGACGTCATAATAGTGGGAGGAGGCCCAGCTGGACTCTCTTGCGCCATTAAGCTGAAACAAATGAGCAATGAGGCTGGAAAAGAACTCCGTGTTTGCGTTTTTGAAAAAGCTGCAGAGATGGGTGCTCATACATTATCTGGTGCATGCATCGAGCCAAAAGCATTGAACGAACTCATTCCTGATTGGAAGGAAAAAGGGGCGCCTATGAAAACCGAAGTCACGCATGACAAGTTTGCAATTCTCACAGAAAAAGGCAGAATACCAATTCCACTTTTTCCAGGGGTCCCAATGTATAATAAAGGAAATTACATCGTTCGATTGGGAAATGTTGTTCGCTGGTTAGCAGAACAAGCTGAGGAACTGGGGGTCGAAGTTTATCCTGGATTCGCTTGCAGTGAAGTTTTATATCACGAGGACGGGAGTGTCAAGGGCATTGCTACCAACGATGTTGGAATTCAAAAGGATGGCGCACCGAAAGATACTTTTGAACGTGGGATGGAATTCCATGCTAAAGTTACTGTATTTTCTGAAGGCTGCCATGGGTCGTTGGCCAAAGGACTTTACAATAATGAGAATCTAAATTTAAGAGAAAACTGTGAGCCACAGACATATGGGATCGGTCTCAAAGAAATATGGGTGATTGACGAGTCAAAATGGAAGCCGGGACAGATAGAACACACTGTAGGTTGGCCGTTAGACCGATTTACTTATGGCGGTTCATTTATTTACCATTTAAATGAAGGAGAGCCAATGATTTCAGTAGGATTTGTCGTTGGACTTGATTATACAAACCCCTACATGAGTCCTTTCCGAGAGTTTCAACGTTTCAAACATCATCCATCTGTACGTGATATATTTGAAGGCGGCAAGAGAATTTCTTACGGTGCTCGTGCGCTCAATGAGGGAGGTTTTCAATGCATTCCAAAGATTGCATTCCCTGGCGGATGTATCATAGGCTGTAGTGCCGGTTTCATGAATGTTCCCAAAATTAAGGGCACACATACTGCAATGAAAAGTGGAATGATAGCAGCGGAGTCTATTTTCGGGGCTGTAACTGATGAAAATCGTACTGATGAAACCAAAGGTCTATATGTGAGAGAATACGAAGACAGACTTAAGGAAAGCTGGGTTTGGAAAGAGATGAAGTCGGTGCGAAACGTCAGACCGTCCTTCCATTCTTTTCTTGGAGTTTATGGATCTATTATATACACTGCGCTCTTCTATGTTTTCGGTAGAGGTGTAGAACCATGGACTTTGAAACACGGTGGGGCGGATGCAAAAAAGCTCAAGCCTGCCAGCGAGTGTACAGAAATTGAATATCCGAAACCAGAtggtaaaatttcatttgatttattGTCATCTGTCGCTCTCAGTGGTACAAATCACGAGCATGATCAACCACCTCATTTAACGTTGAAAAACGATTCTGTTCCAGTTTACCAAAACCTTGGAATATTCGACGGACCGGAACAAAGGTTTTGTCCTGCTGGTGTCTATGAGTATGTGCCACTAGAGGACGGTAAAGAGGGCGAAATGAGACTTCAAATTAACGCTCAAAACTGTGTTCATTGCAAGACCTGTGATATTAAAGACCCAAGCCAAAATATTAATTGGGTTTGCCCGGAAGGTGGTGGAGGACCAGCTTATAATGGAATGTAA
- the LOC120344489 gene encoding 3-oxoacyl-[acyl-carrier-protein] reductase FabG-like: MNCNFKGKIVLITGASSGIGAATALLFADHGSSLALTGRNQTNLEKVAKECKSKGAKDVLTIIADFVNLEDVKKVADETIKTFGKLDILVNNAGVVTDGNLEELTMENFDWQFQVNVKSMVYLTQLLMPELVKTKGNIVNVSSICSVCQYPGILIYNMTKSAVDQFTKTIALEYAPRGVRVNAVNPSSVQTELYRYKSDWNSETKEKVYEDKEKLHPIGRNGTAEEVANAILFFASESSAWTTGQCLLLDGGRCLAVK, from the exons ATGAATTGTAATTTCAAAGGTAAAATTGTTCTTATTACTGGAGCATCGAGTGGGATTGGGGCTGCAACTGCACTTCTATTTGCGGATCATGGCAGCTCATTGGCTCTTACTGGTAGAAATCAAACAAATTTAGAAAAAGTTGCTAAAGAGTGCAAATCTAAGGGAGCTAAGGATGTTTTGACCATTATTGCTGATTTTGTTAATCTGGAGGATGTTAAAAAAGTCGCAGATGAAACGATAAAAACCTTTGGGAAATTGGATATTTTAGTCAACAATGCAGGAGTTGTAACAGACGGAAATTTAGAGGAACTGACTATGGAAAATTTTGATTGGCAATTTCAAGTCAATGTGAAGTCGATGGTATATTTAACACAACTATTGATGCCAGAATTGGTAAAAACAAAAGGAAATATTGTCAATGTTTCAAGCATTTGTAGTGTTTGTCAATATCCGGGAATTTTGATTTATAATATGACAAAGTCTGCTGTTGATCAATTTACAAAAACCATAGCATTAGAATACGCTCCAAGAGGAGTGCGGGTGAATGCCGTCAATCCTTCTAGTGTGCAGACTGAACTATACAG GTACAAATCTGATTGGAACTCGGAAACAAAGGAAAAAGTCTATGAAGACAAAGAGAAGTTGCATCCGATCGGAAGAAATGGAACAGCTGAAGAAGTAGCCAATGCCATCTTGTTCTTTGCATCAGAAAGTTCTGCCTGGACAACAGGGCAATGCTTATTGCTCGATGGCGGAAGATGTTTAGCTGTTAAATAA
- the LOC120344490 gene encoding 3-oxoacyl-[acyl-carrier-protein] reductase FabG-like, whose protein sequence is MNCNFKDKIVLITGASSGIGAATALLFADHGSLLAITGRNQTNLEKVAKECKSKGAKDVLTIIADFVNLEDVKKVADEVIKTFGKLDILVNNAGVITNGNLEELTMEDFDWQFQVNVKSMVYLTQLLMPELVKTKGNIVNVSSICSVCQYPGVLIYNMTKSAVDQFTKTIALEYAPRGVRVNAVNPSNIWTEINRNKSGWDSETVKKFYEDRAKVHPIGRNGTTEEVANAILFFASESSAWTTGQCLLLDGGRRLAVN, encoded by the exons ATGAATTGtaatttcaaagataaaattGTTCTTATAACTGGAGCATCAAGTGGGATTGGTGCTGCAACTGCTCTTCTATTTGCGGATCATGGCAGCTTATTGGCTATCACTGGTAGAAATCAAACAAATTTAGAAAAAGTTGCTAAAGAGTGCAAATCTAAGGGAGCCAAGGATGTCTTGACCATTATAGCTGATTTTGTTAATCTGGAGGATGTTAAAAAAGTCGCAGATGAGGTGATAAAAACCTTTGGGAAATTGGATATCTTAGTCAACAATGCAGGAGTTATAACAAATGGAAATTTAGAAGAACTGACTATGGAAGATTTCGATTGGCAATTTCAAGTCAATGTTAAGTCGATGGTATATTTAACACAACTATTGATGCCAGAATTGGTAAAAACCAAAGGAAATATTGTCAATGTTTCAAGCATTTGTAGTGTTTGTCAATATCCGGGAGTTTTGATTTATAATATGACAAAGTCTGCTGTTGATCAATTTACGAAAACCATAGCATTGGAATACGCTCCAAGGGGGGTCAGAGTGAATGCCGTCAATCCTTCTAATATATGGACTGAGATTAACAG GAACAAATCTGGTTGGGACTCAGAAACGGTGAAAAAGTTCTATGAAGACAGAGCGAAGGTGCATCCAATCGGTAGAAATGGTACAACTGAGGAAGTAGCCAATGCCATCTTGTTCTTTGCATCAGAAAGTTCTGCCTGGACAACAGGGCAATGCTTATTGCTCGATGGTGGAAGACGTTTAGCTGTTAATTGA
- the LOC120343864 gene encoding guanine nucleotide exchange factor MSS4 homolog, whose protein sequence is MESGDSTRKNKNTIWCQYCPSVILRPNSANFINKEEGVFLPFLQQKKKANGEKFEMEGEKLNEFWMVSDMYDFENIGFCNTVDNIKYLACADCERGPVGSYVVDSKEFLVSLKRTKTAPEAEKNE, encoded by the coding sequence ATGGAGTCGGGCGATTCAACTCGAAAGAACAAGAATACCATTTGGTGTCAGTATTGTCCTAGTGTCATTCTTCGGCCAAATTCAGCAAACTTTATCAATAAAGAAGAGGGAGTATTTTTACCATTCCTGCAACAGAAAAAGAAAGCAAACGGAGAAAAGTTTGAAATGGAGGgagaaaaattaaatgaattttgGATGGTATCGGACAtgtatgattttgaaaatataggtTTTTGTAACACCGTTGATAACATAAAATATCTGGCATGTGCAGATTGCGAAAGGGGGCCTGTTGGGTCTTACGTCGTTGACAGTAAAGAATTTCTTGTGTCGTTGAAAAGAACAAAAACCGCACCTGAAGCTGAAAAGAATGAGTAA
- the LOC120345041 gene encoding uncharacterized protein LOC120345041 produces the protein MLSRFTTIFVRKLATKAGVVAPLSNRVFLFNYFEKPPLEEKEFVKNWTETSKYVQARDHFISLHLHNSKGPNTRFEWVNFVVCDSDDICIFGKPDPQWLERMKEGAKLGLTPKPGQYSEVASYNGNPLDAEPKERSETARFLITGVTADESISAEDMESNWKDWMKTDFIHQQLKGNNNLKDSMLYKLVRSPVPYFRYTVRTELSQMDEKEGYALADLVNQQKCCDGVETFTGFYSIFTNMFYKKE, from the exons ATGCTGAGCCGGTTTACCACGATATTTGTCAGAAAATTG GCAACAAAAGCTGGAGTTGTTGCTCCATTGAGCAATCGAGTCTTCTTGTTCAACTACTTTGAAAAACCTCCTCTTGAAGAAAAGGAGTTTGTCAAGAATTGGACAGAAACATCAAAATATGTTCAGGCTAGAGACCACTTCATCTCCCTGCACCTGCACAATTCAAAAGGACCAAACACTAG ATTTGAGTGGGTTAATTTCGTCGTATGCGATTCTGATGACATCTGTATATTTGGGAAGCCTGATCCTCAGTGGCTTGAGAGAATGAAAGAAGGAGCTAAGCTTGGTTTGACTCCTAAGCCAG GGCAATACAGTGAAGTAGCATCATACAATGGCAATCCCCTTGACGCAGAACCAAAAGAAAGATCTGAGACTGCAAGATTTCTGATCACTGGTGTGACAG CTGATGAATCCATCTCTGCTGAAGACATGGAATCAAACTGGAAAGATTGGATGAAAACAGATTTTATTCATCAACAGTTGAAGGGTAACAATAACTTAAAGGATTCTATGCTGTATAAG CTGGTTCGCAGTCCTGTGCCATACTTTCGTTACACAGTTCGAACAGAATTATCTCAGATGGATGAGAAGGAAGGATATGCACTGGCGGATCTAGTCAATCAGCAAAAATGTTGTGATGGAGTCGAAACCTTTACTGGATTTTACAGCATTTTTACCAACATGTTTTATAAAAAGGAATAA